The candidate division KSB1 bacterium region TGGAAAGTGGACGTAACTTTTGTCTTACTCAGTTAATTGAAATTTCCGGTTCATTCAATAACTCATAGATTTTTGCCCGCAAGTTCTCACCGCGTAGATCTTTGTAACGAATCACCCCTTGACGATCTAACAGGAAGTTTTTAGGGAGCGCCGAAACCTGGTAATCGCTAACAAGAGCCATGTCCCAACCCTGGCCATCTGATATTTGCGGCCAGAGGATCTCATACTTGCCAAGAAACTCTCGTAAATAATCTAAATCATAATCAAGGTTCATCCCGATGATCTCAAATCCGCGACCTTGATATTTATTGTAATTTTTTTTCAAATTATTTAGTTCATTTTCCCACGGCTTGCACCAGGTTGCCCAAAAATCTATTAAAACAACTCTGTTTTTAAAATTGGCTAAGTCGATCATATTGCCGTTGAGATCGGATGTTTGGAAATAAGGCGCCGAGAGACCTGGCTGCACCGCAGTTCTGGGTAAAATAACGGAAGCCGATTTTGTAAAAGTAATTTGGTCGCCGGAAGGTGAAATTTTTTTTACTTTGTAGCTGAGGCCATTAATGCTAAAAGAGGCTGTGAGATCAAAATATTCCGGGGAGTTTATGTCGCCATCCAAAGTTCCGTCTCGATCAATGTCGACAACGAATGCGCCCTTCTCCGGTTCGTCGAAAAGTCCATTTAGGTCGTCATCGAAGAGCCCAATTTTATAAGTTGAATCCCCCAGGGTAACGAACCCTTTACGATAACCACTACGAAAGGCCACAATGGAGTCATGCAGACGGTCTTTATAACGATAAAAAGTGATTGGATAGGGAACGGCTCTCTCGGGGCCGTCTTTATAATTCACGTCAACCAAAACTTCTTTAGTCCAGTAGGTACTTTTGTCATCATCCCAATCGTAGTCTTCGTCATCGGTTAAATCTTCGTTGTTGTTTCTATCGATAAACAGAAAACTCTCACCTTTGCCAGGAGATTCATCCAAGGCGATGGTAATCAAAGAGTCGGAGCCGTTGCCAATGACCAGCGCACCAAACTTTGGATCCGGAAATGTGAATTCAGGCAATTT contains the following coding sequences:
- a CDS encoding TlpA family protein disulfide reductase, whose product is MTKIPKDILKKYLPLTAVSVVVLTLILWFALSRPKEYKAQLAMESDAMSIVNYYNPKRIRLQEQPLESNIKLPEFTFPDPKFGALVIGNGSDSLITIALDESPGKGESFLFIDRNNNEDLTDDEDYDWDDDKSTYWTKEVLVDVNYKDGPERAVPYPITFYRYKDRLHDSIVAFRSGYRKGFVTLGDSTYKIGLFDDDLNGLFDEPEKGAFVVDIDRDGTLDGDINSPEYFDLTASFSINGLSYKVKKISPSGDQITFTKSASVILPRTAVQPGLSAPYFQTSDLNGNMIDLANFKNRVVLIDFWATWCKPWENELNNLKKNYNKYQGRGFEIIGMNLDYDLDYLREFLGKYEILWPQISDGQGWDMALVSDYQVSALPKNFLLDRQGVIRYKDLRGENLRAKIYELLNEPEISIN